ttgtaatattttaagtgTAACTTTATAAAAGTTGtgtctaatattttattatgaacagagtagttaaaattaaatctcaatatgtttattttcctgataaaattaaaatagtgcgtttttaaataaatgacaATGTTAAAACAGtgctattttttatatacaccTCAGACttagatttcattttatacttACAAGGCActagtaattttttattttctattgtaGTTCTATTTTTGTCAAGTTTTTATCtatattgaaacaaataattttactattttagcaGCCAAAACATAGATTTtgacataaaaatttcaagtttatGAAGGTCTTTATACATCTTACAGATATATTTGGACAAATTTGTTCTGTAACATTAGTTTAGTAGTTTGCAAATCAGGTACATGACATGgtgaattataaatacatgATATAGTGAAGCACAGAAActtattacataaaagtatatatatactagtaatattttaatattttacatatattataataaaatttatttcttcaaaattaaatactaatCAAATATTACTCTAACATGTACTCAAATATTGAAAACAACGCactataaaattatcatattGCAATTATTGCTTTAGAACATAgcatttataacatttatatcttatcattatattttatagcatttaatattttatctttgaacGATTATCATTTAACgtacgtaatttattattataaaaataattgcttttattatacttttagaggcaatgaaatagcaaaaaagttatattacatttttttaccaTTAACGCGGAATATTATtgagtataaaattatttgtcattacgatatttaatagCTATTTCTCCTGTGCAAAATATAGAGACCTTCTATATCACAGTACACAATATATTAATGTTCAGTTTAGATATATACAAGTGCACTGAAATTTGCACCTTATTTATCTAACTGGTATTGTAGAAAAAGTTTCACTTGTCTCTACTTACATAGTGGCAAGATTACAAACTTCGACTGCGTTAGAAAACTCAAcagcaaaaaataaatattcaaaagcCATTAAGAGTTATTAATCATAATAAgacgtatataaaatattccataaaaTGGCGGCTGTCATAAGTACAGTGTAAGTAATAATACTGGCCCACCACACAACTTTTTCCCAAGTTTTTACTTCGAGATTACGAAGTACATTTATACCTACGAGCAAACCCGCAATGGCACCAGCAAAGTGAGCAACATATCCAACTTGATCATTGGTTTCTAACACGTAACGGTTATATATTGCTTGACTAATGTCAACAACTGTTACGACAAGGAATACTAACAATTGTAAAACAGCAAATTCCATTTGCGACCAGTTCATTAATATAGTTGCTACATGAGCCGTAATTAATGCATATACACCACCTGATGCTCCTGCTAAATATACTGTAGGATCCGATACAGAGGTACCAAGAGATCCTGCTACGACACCtgctatatatatagttaataCTCTCCACCATTTGTGTACCATCTCCAGTGGAATACCCAACATTATTTGCACAAGTAGGTTTACTACTAAATGAAATACTCTGTATAAAGaaaagtacatatattttaattatttaatcataTAAATAGTTATCTgtagaataagaaaaatacataCCCCACATGTACAAACATATATGTTAAATACCTCCATGCTTGGTATCTTTTGTGtggattataaataaataatgtagcTGCTGGTCCTTCGACTGAAGGTGATTTATATACAATCAcatcgtataaaaataaagtaatttctaGTATAGATATAATTATCATTGCTAGTGCTGGAGGTTTACAACTATATTCTTCTTCATACTGTCCATCAGGTATGTCACTAGACCTTGCTAGACCTTCAAAAGGAGATGGTCTTTGTGGAACCATAGATTGTACATATCGTTGCACAAGATGACCAAAAACACCTTGCATATCTTTTCTGTGAATCTAGAGAAGAATATAGAATTTGTTTATTAGTTTCacattgaataataaaaattattattatgaagtaatctaagaaagataaaatagaTTCTATAATAGTATAAATTCAATTGACCTGGTAATCAACGGATGATTATTgatctattaaaaaatagtcttttatcaatatctttatttttttcaataatgataaaagtaataatatatagaataaagtACATAAATAAGCATTATTCTATCGTAAGAACACAATTGCAgctaaagtaaaattataataaaagtaatagtaatagaGATAAAAATACCATAGCTATAAATTCTGGATAATCTAGATATCCAGAATCATCTAGATCTGCTTTATGCATTATTATATGGACAACCCTGGTTGGAATATCATTAGAGTAACTAGACCTGCGTATCATAGCTCGCAATTCTTGATACGA
This genomic window from Bombus fervidus isolate BK054 chromosome 5, iyBomFerv1, whole genome shotgun sequence contains:
- the Rho-4 gene encoding rhomboid-4 isoform X2 → MSSNQEGESGITIPLQYNNSHWKSIFEKYDLDGDGKISYQELRAMIRRSSYSNDIPTRVVHIIMHKADLDDSGYLDYPEFIAMIHRKDMQGVFGHLVQRYVQSMVPQRPSPFEGLARSSDIPDGQYEEEYSCKPPALAMIIISILEITLFLYDVIVYKSPSVEGPAATLFIYNPHKRYQAWRYLTYMFVHVGVFHLVVNLLVQIMLGIPLEMVHKWWRVLTIYIAGVVAGSLGTSVSDPTVYLAGASGGVYALITAHVATILMNWSQMEFAVLQLLVFLVVTVVDISQAIYNRYVLETNDQVGYVAHFAGAIAGLLVGINVLRNLEVKTWEKVVWWASIITYTVLMTAAILWNILYTSYYD
- the Rho-4 gene encoding rhomboid-4 isoform X1; the encoded protein is MFYPQRMMRQISEISYVGGFKLIRMSSNQEGESGITIPLQYNNSHWKSIFEKYDLDGDGKISYQELRAMIRRSSYSNDIPTRVVHIIMHKADLDDSGYLDYPEFIAMIHRKDMQGVFGHLVQRYVQSMVPQRPSPFEGLARSSDIPDGQYEEEYSCKPPALAMIIISILEITLFLYDVIVYKSPSVEGPAATLFIYNPHKRYQAWRYLTYMFVHVGVFHLVVNLLVQIMLGIPLEMVHKWWRVLTIYIAGVVAGSLGTSVSDPTVYLAGASGGVYALITAHVATILMNWSQMEFAVLQLLVFLVVTVVDISQAIYNRYVLETNDQVGYVAHFAGAIAGLLVGINVLRNLEVKTWEKVVWWASIITYTVLMTAAILWNILYTSYYD